From Shewanella psychrophila, a single genomic window includes:
- a CDS encoding adenylosuccinate synthetase, which produces MPSIVVVGANWGDEGKGRIVDFLAADASASIRFQGGNNAGHTVVNDFGSFKLHQLPSGIFNPDCTAVLGPGMVISPAALSEEIAEVKAAGVSVKLHISDRATLCLPLHALEDTLEEERLGDGAYGSTRQGIAPAYGDRVMKKGILVGWLMQPEVLLERIQFMLDWKMPQLKALYPSCDFSQSAEEMTAWLLEVTAPWREFICNVTEPLKVMQSKQANLLFEAQLGAGRDLVYGEYPWTTSSNVTAAYAGIGSGLPALRPERIIAVAKSFSSSVGTGTLVTAMEEQDNFREASNEYGAVTGRPRDMGYFDAVATRNGVELQAATEIALTKIDCLTGMKDLKICVSYTGEHTQNPIWPQTAALTPIYEDMQGWSEDITGCRTFASLPQAAQSYVLRIEALMGVPIKMVSVGPEREQMILR; this is translated from the coding sequence ATGCCGTCTATTGTTGTTGTGGGTGCTAATTGGGGCGATGAAGGAAAAGGCCGTATCGTTGATTTTCTTGCGGCAGATGCCTCTGCAAGCATTCGTTTTCAAGGTGGTAATAATGCGGGCCATACCGTCGTCAATGACTTTGGTTCCTTTAAATTACACCAGCTTCCGAGTGGCATATTCAACCCAGACTGTACGGCAGTACTCGGTCCAGGCATGGTCATCAGCCCTGCGGCATTAAGCGAAGAAATTGCCGAGGTGAAAGCCGCTGGTGTCAGTGTAAAGTTACACATTTCAGATCGCGCCACTTTATGTCTGCCTCTACACGCACTCGAAGATACTCTGGAAGAAGAGCGTCTAGGCGATGGTGCTTACGGTTCTACTCGTCAAGGTATAGCACCCGCCTATGGCGATCGTGTCATGAAAAAAGGCATTCTTGTGGGCTGGTTAATGCAACCTGAAGTGTTGCTTGAACGTATTCAATTTATGCTCGATTGGAAAATGCCACAATTAAAAGCCCTATACCCAAGTTGCGACTTTAGCCAAAGCGCTGAAGAGATGACAGCATGGTTATTAGAAGTCACGGCGCCTTGGCGTGAATTTATCTGTAACGTGACTGAGCCGCTAAAAGTCATGCAAAGCAAGCAAGCCAACTTACTGTTTGAAGCGCAACTCGGTGCAGGCCGCGACTTGGTTTATGGTGAATACCCATGGACAACTTCTTCAAATGTAACCGCAGCTTATGCAGGTATTGGCAGTGGATTACCAGCACTACGCCCGGAACGCATCATTGCCGTGGCGAAATCATTCAGCTCTTCTGTAGGCACTGGAACATTAGTAACAGCAATGGAAGAGCAAGATAACTTCCGTGAAGCATCTAATGAATACGGAGCAGTAACAGGTCGTCCTCGTGATATGGGTTACTTTGATGCTGTCGCAACCCGTAATGGTGTCGAGTTACAAGCCGCTACCGAAATCGCATTGACTAAGATTGACTGCTTAACTGGCATGAAAGATCTAAAAATCTGTGTATCTTACACTGGTGAGCACACACAAAACCCAATCTGGCCACAAACTGCTGCCCTAACGCCTATCTATGAGGATATGCAAGGTTGGAGTGAAGACATCACAGGTTGCCGTACATTTGCCAGCCTCCCCCAAGCCGCACAATCTTATGTACTTCGCATCGAAGCGTTAATGGGTGTACCAATCAAAATGGTATCAGTAGGCCCAGAACGTGAGCAGATGATCCTTAGATAG
- a CDS encoding LysR family transcriptional regulator: MFELNWLRTFVTLAQHQHFGKAAAALHMTQPNVSLHIKQLEKMTRVKLIERNPFHLTQAGVRLLHTSQKTLMELQVCQSDLNAINDLSQGTLTIAASDIISRLLLISPFQLFKAEFPGIDFSLLNTTSSQASELVKNAQADLGFVIAQKESQPLHFTQLQQIRWCALGDNLALWQRAKLQPEIALEREPTLILLGHDTRTRDLLDLALPSLNLPKYRIMEVGSVDAQIDWAEAGFGVAIVPEFSIFTKGNLKTQVTPLPEFPTTSLGYIVRQNQILSKAIKQLLKWVDEEIIRLQDR; the protein is encoded by the coding sequence ATGTTTGAGCTCAATTGGCTTAGAACGTTTGTCACCTTAGCGCAGCACCAACACTTTGGTAAGGCAGCTGCTGCGCTGCACATGACCCAACCTAATGTCAGTTTACATATCAAGCAATTAGAGAAAATGACGCGAGTTAAGCTCATTGAACGCAATCCGTTTCACTTAACCCAAGCGGGTGTTCGATTACTGCATACCAGCCAAAAAACGTTAATGGAGTTACAGGTCTGCCAGTCAGATCTCAACGCGATTAATGATCTTAGCCAAGGAACGCTCACGATTGCGGCCAGTGACATAATTTCTCGGTTACTCTTGATCTCACCATTTCAGTTGTTTAAAGCTGAATTTCCTGGGATCGATTTTTCGCTGTTAAATACCACCTCTTCACAAGCATCTGAACTGGTTAAAAATGCACAAGCGGATTTGGGTTTTGTGATCGCCCAAAAAGAGAGTCAACCGCTACATTTCACCCAGTTACAACAGATACGCTGGTGTGCACTTGGAGATAACCTAGCGCTATGGCAACGGGCGAAACTACAGCCAGAGATAGCTTTAGAGAGAGAACCTACCTTGATTTTATTGGGTCACGATACCCGCACCCGAGACTTACTCGATTTAGCGCTGCCGTCATTGAATTTACCCAAGTACCGAATTATGGAAGTGGGCAGTGTTGATGCACAAATAGACTGGGCAGAAGCAGGGTTCGGTGTGGCGATAGTGCCCGAGTTTTCAATTTTTACTAAGGGAAACTTAAAGACCCAAGTGACGCCGTTACCCGAATTTCCCACTACAAGTCTTGGTTATATTGTGCGTCAAAACCAGATCCTCTCAAAAGCCATCAAGCAGCTATTAAAATGGGTCGATGAAGAGATCATTCGCTTGCAGGATAGGTAG
- a CDS encoding LysR family transcriptional regulator yields the protein MRLKTTLDQWLTLYEIDRAGSIQAAATQLNKSHTTLIYAVRKLEQQLGVDLVEVKARRAVLTDDGKSLLRRADSMLEQARELEEMSTQLAKGIESEITVAIDHLCDRSWLYQPIAEFLKDNRNTSIQVVETSLSKTSDMVTSQQADISIITLPITNYPSEAFGIITMLPVVAKNHPLADKQALSLADFTTNCQIVVRDLGRNSKQDVGWLKAQQRITLDTFDHAWEAVEQGVGFCRMPEHLLKSRDSSKITVLKIENADMYQVPIHLTLPKGAKTGPAAKCLFEILLESRKQRLAI from the coding sequence ATGAGACTAAAAACAACTCTGGATCAATGGCTAACCTTGTATGAGATTGATCGTGCTGGCAGCATTCAGGCCGCAGCGACACAATTAAACAAGAGCCATACCACGCTTATCTATGCGGTTAGAAAGCTGGAGCAGCAGCTAGGCGTTGACTTAGTCGAAGTGAAAGCCCGCAGAGCCGTACTCACTGATGATGGGAAATCTCTACTTCGCCGGGCAGACTCTATGTTAGAGCAAGCCCGTGAGCTTGAGGAAATGAGTACACAGTTGGCCAAAGGAATTGAGTCTGAAATCACCGTCGCCATAGATCATCTTTGTGACCGTAGTTGGTTGTATCAACCAATTGCAGAATTTTTAAAAGACAATAGAAATACCTCGATTCAAGTCGTCGAAACTTCGCTATCAAAAACATCTGACATGGTCACAAGCCAACAAGCTGATATTTCTATCATCACCTTACCCATAACAAACTACCCTTCGGAAGCGTTCGGCATAATCACCATGCTACCGGTGGTAGCCAAGAACCATCCATTGGCAGATAAACAGGCTTTATCCTTAGCAGATTTCACCACTAACTGCCAAATTGTAGTAAGAGATCTTGGCCGTAACTCAAAGCAAGATGTAGGTTGGCTTAAAGCTCAGCAGCGTATTACGCTAGATACTTTCGATCACGCATGGGAAGCCGTCGAACAAGGCGTAGGTTTTTGCCGTATGCCTGAGCATCTGTTAAAAAGCCGAGATTCAAGCAAGATCACAGTGTTGAAAATAGAAAATGCTGACATGTACCAGGTCCCTATTCACCTGACCTTGCCAAAAGGTGCTAAAACAGGTCCAGCAGCAAAATGTCTATTTGAAATATTACTAGAGAGTAGAAAACAGAGATTAGCAATATAA
- a CDS encoding monooxygenase, with protein sequence MKKLLQVDFGFSGPFGDEMASQMLELAGSINHEPGMIWKIWTENEVSQLGGGLYLFEDEPSAQAYLKMHSARLKKMGISNIRGIIFDVNTRLSQINQAPLLD encoded by the coding sequence ATGAAGAAATTACTACAAGTCGATTTTGGTTTTAGTGGCCCATTCGGCGATGAAATGGCGAGCCAGATGCTCGAGTTGGCTGGGTCAATTAATCATGAGCCTGGAATGATCTGGAAAATTTGGACAGAAAATGAAGTCTCACAACTCGGTGGCGGTCTTTATCTGTTTGAAGACGAGCCCAGTGCTCAAGCGTACTTGAAAATGCACAGCGCTCGTTTAAAGAAGATGGGGATATCAAACATCAGAGGCATAATTTTTGATGTGAACACTCGATTATCACAAATTAATCAGGCTCCTCTATTAGATTAG
- a CDS encoding methanolan biosynthesis protein EpsI — MFFYITGLSVLIIILCAALYVIYRNIHKGRISKSKEYNVLFDEDTIVDELITQLIEKNQNQENQDKTSQSKQDILATFIQLHRSGSFCAQLTEQEIVYFVKKKLNMETNKHG; from the coding sequence ATGTTTTTTTATATTACAGGCTTGAGTGTGCTCATTATTATCTTGTGCGCGGCACTTTATGTTATTTATCGCAATATACATAAAGGCCGGATCAGCAAATCTAAAGAATATAATGTGTTATTTGATGAAGATACGATAGTGGATGAGTTAATCACCCAGCTTATTGAAAAGAATCAAAATCAAGAAAACCAAGATAAAACATCACAAAGTAAACAAGACATTTTGGCGACCTTTATACAGTTGCATAGGTCTGGTAGTTTTTGTGCTCAGTTAACAGAGCAAGAAATTGTCTACTTTGTCAAAAAGAAGTTAAATATGGAGACCAACAAACATGGATAG
- a CDS encoding SPFH domain-containing protein yields the protein MDSNVQSAQRVTKSSLLARLGRRNMILIAAFITVLVVIATLISQMVAWNEADERLVHQSAFTGNLTVISQAGPYFKAFGTVSAYKKVISINFTGDDAATASALVPLIPIRFLDTTTGDARGVARFRLPGNVSASESGSLRGLLKIHEEFGSQETLISNLLMRATTENVKASARMMSVEQHYSGGNGQLSQDFSDQLVNGIFVTEQIFGSGSRTKTGEFNNLSKQQRVTIKVKENERGEPLRNSAILGAYGITVVDASIIDIDYESKVNARLEAQKQAAADEALARQNLKKAEQQARTEVALGEQAIAKQRAESEKLKIKEQIDAERVKANAIISAQQRVAVKAELAKEQAEILKQQRLEAQGMDVLAEARQRAKSAALDPKYVFDETLKAEVKIQTALFNSLGNSRLVPEIVIGGGQNGQDNGSEFMRLLAADAALNLKKRLDGKQ from the coding sequence ATGGATAGTAATGTTCAATCTGCTCAGCGAGTCACAAAGAGTTCTTTATTAGCCCGACTTGGACGTCGCAACATGATTTTAATTGCTGCATTTATCACTGTGTTGGTGGTCATCGCGACGTTAATCTCACAAATGGTCGCCTGGAATGAGGCGGACGAGCGTCTGGTTCACCAATCGGCATTCACTGGAAACCTTACGGTTATCAGTCAAGCTGGACCTTATTTTAAAGCCTTTGGTACAGTATCAGCCTATAAAAAAGTGATTTCGATTAATTTTACCGGTGATGACGCCGCAACGGCCAGTGCCTTGGTGCCATTAATCCCTATACGATTCCTTGATACGACAACGGGTGATGCCAGAGGCGTTGCGCGTTTTAGATTACCAGGTAATGTTTCTGCCAGTGAATCTGGTTCATTACGGGGATTACTCAAAATCCACGAAGAATTTGGTTCTCAAGAAACGTTAATCTCAAATCTATTGATGCGTGCGACAACTGAAAATGTGAAGGCCTCTGCTAGAATGATGTCAGTAGAACAGCATTACTCTGGTGGGAACGGACAACTCAGCCAAGATTTTTCTGATCAATTGGTTAATGGGATTTTTGTTACTGAGCAAATTTTCGGTTCCGGAAGCCGTACTAAAACTGGCGAGTTTAATAACTTAAGTAAACAACAACGTGTCACCATCAAGGTAAAAGAGAATGAAAGAGGTGAGCCATTGCGTAACTCGGCTATCTTGGGTGCCTATGGGATCACGGTAGTCGATGCGAGTATTATCGATATTGATTACGAGAGTAAAGTGAACGCTAGGCTTGAAGCACAAAAGCAGGCCGCTGCCGATGAAGCTCTTGCAAGACAAAACCTTAAGAAAGCTGAGCAACAAGCTCGTACCGAAGTCGCTTTAGGTGAACAAGCTATTGCTAAGCAAAGAGCTGAATCTGAAAAGTTAAAAATTAAAGAGCAAATTGACGCCGAGAGGGTTAAAGCTAATGCGATTATTTCTGCGCAGCAACGTGTGGCCGTAAAAGCTGAGCTCGCTAAAGAACAAGCAGAAATTTTAAAACAGCAACGCTTAGAGGCGCAAGGCATGGATGTACTAGCCGAAGCTCGTCAAAGGGCTAAGTCTGCAGCACTTGATCCTAAGTATGTTTTCGATGAAACATTAAAGGCGGAAGTAAAAATCCAAACAGCTTTATTCAACAGCTTAGGTAACAGTCGTCTTGTGCCTGAAATTGTGATCGGAGGCGGACAAAATGGGCAGGACAATGGCTCTGAATTTATGCGTTTGTTAGCTGCCGATGCTGCACTTAATCTTAAGAAACGTTTAGACGGTAAGCAGTAG
- a CDS encoding ABC-F family ATPase, with amino-acid sequence MISTANITMQFGAEPLFENISAKFGHGNRYGLIGANGCGKSTFMKILSGALAPSSGNVSITPGLKVGTLSQDQFAFEQYSVVDTVIMGDAKLWEVKQERDRIYSLPEMSEEDGMKVAELESEFAEMDGYSAESRAGEILLEAGIEEDFHFGLMQQVAPGWKLRVLLAQALFANPDILLLDEPTNNLDIHTISWLAVELNKRKCTMIIISHDRHFLNSVCTHMADIDYGELRIYPGNYEYFLEASGLIQEQLLAGNAKKSAEMAELQDFVNRFGANASKAKQASSRAKKLDKISLDEVKSSSRMTPSLRFDESKKMHRQALVIEELGHGFDDETLFEGGELILEAGAKLAVIGENGVGKTTLLRCLVNELANNHGIIKWSENAAIGYCPQDSTADFDNDLTLFDWMSQWRTPKHNDLMVRGMLGRLLFTEDDANKKAKNCSGGEKNRLLFGKLMMQDINVLIMDEPTNHMDMEAIEALNNALKLFEGTLIFVSHDREFVSSLATHIIDVKDKTLVNFHGTFDEYLASKAEAEARKVA; translated from the coding sequence TTGATATCCACCGCGAACATCACCATGCAGTTTGGCGCTGAGCCTTTGTTTGAAAACATTTCAGCGAAATTTGGACACGGCAACCGTTACGGCCTTATTGGCGCGAACGGCTGTGGTAAATCCACATTCATGAAAATCCTCAGTGGCGCTTTAGCACCAAGCTCAGGCAATGTCTCTATCACACCGGGCCTTAAAGTCGGTACATTGAGCCAAGATCAGTTTGCGTTTGAGCAATACAGTGTTGTCGATACCGTGATCATGGGTGATGCGAAACTTTGGGAAGTAAAGCAAGAACGTGACCGCATCTACTCGCTACCGGAAATGAGCGAAGAAGACGGCATGAAGGTCGCCGAACTCGAGAGTGAGTTTGCCGAGATGGACGGTTATAGCGCCGAGTCTCGTGCCGGGGAAATCTTGCTAGAAGCGGGTATTGAAGAAGATTTTCACTTTGGTTTAATGCAGCAAGTTGCTCCAGGTTGGAAATTACGTGTGCTTCTGGCACAGGCATTATTTGCTAACCCAGACATCTTGCTACTCGATGAGCCTACCAACAACTTGGATATCCATACCATTTCTTGGTTAGCAGTGGAGCTTAATAAACGTAAATGCACCATGATCATCATCTCTCACGACAGACATTTCCTTAACTCTGTCTGTACCCATATGGCTGATATCGATTACGGCGAACTACGTATCTACCCAGGTAACTACGAATATTTCCTTGAAGCATCTGGCCTTATCCAGGAGCAACTATTAGCCGGTAACGCTAAGAAGAGCGCCGAGATGGCCGAATTACAGGACTTTGTTAACCGCTTCGGTGCCAACGCATCTAAAGCTAAACAAGCCAGTTCTCGTGCCAAGAAACTTGATAAAATCAGCTTGGATGAAGTCAAATCTTCTAGCCGTATGACACCGTCTTTGCGTTTCGATGAAAGTAAGAAAATGCACCGCCAAGCACTCGTTATCGAAGAGCTTGGACATGGCTTCGACGATGAAACCTTATTTGAAGGCGGCGAGCTGATCCTCGAAGCTGGCGCCAAGTTAGCCGTTATCGGTGAAAACGGTGTCGGTAAGACCACCCTACTTCGCTGCCTAGTCAACGAATTAGCAAACAATCATGGCATAATTAAATGGTCAGAAAATGCCGCAATCGGTTACTGCCCACAAGATAGCACTGCTGATTTCGATAATGACCTGACGTTATTTGACTGGATGTCACAGTGGCGCACACCTAAGCACAACGATCTTATGGTCCGTGGCATGTTAGGTCGTCTATTGTTTACCGAAGACGATGCCAACAAGAAAGCAAAGAACTGCTCCGGTGGAGAGAAAAACCGTCTATTATTCGGCAAGCTGATGATGCAAGACATCAACGTGCTAATCATGGATGAGCCAACTAACCACATGGATATGGAAGCCATCGAAGCATTAAACAATGCGCTTAAATTATTCGAAGGCACTCTTATCTTCGTCAGCCATGACCGTGAGTTCGTATCATCATTGGCCACACACATCATAGACGTGAAAGACAAGACATTAGTCAACTTCCACGGCACCTTCGATGAATACCTAGCCAGTAAGGCTGAAGCCGAAGCCAGAAAAGTCGCTTAA
- a CDS encoding isochorismatase family cysteine hydrolase, whose translation MAITSLDPHTALIVVDLQVGILALDTCHPTLSVVDNTCQLLEQFRNLQLPIVLVNVAGVAAGRTEQIPSNGERPTNWSQLTEVLQPESKAHLITKRTWGAFTDTGLDEYLKSKGVTQVVITGIATSIGVESTARQAWELGYNITLPTDAMTDFNLDVHHNSVNFIFPRMSETGSTQDVLALMKETFVSSKQDGRDLSY comes from the coding sequence ATGGCGATCACTTCTCTCGACCCTCACACAGCATTAATAGTGGTAGATCTACAAGTAGGCATTTTAGCACTAGACACCTGTCACCCGACACTGTCCGTTGTCGACAACACTTGCCAACTGCTTGAGCAGTTTCGAAACCTTCAATTACCCATAGTACTAGTGAATGTAGCAGGTGTTGCGGCAGGAAGAACCGAGCAGATACCGTCTAATGGCGAACGCCCTACTAATTGGAGCCAGTTAACGGAAGTGTTGCAGCCAGAATCAAAGGCGCATCTGATCACTAAGAGAACTTGGGGAGCGTTTACCGACACAGGCTTAGATGAATATTTAAAATCAAAAGGTGTCACTCAGGTCGTGATTACAGGCATAGCAACCAGTATAGGAGTAGAATCAACGGCTCGCCAAGCATGGGAACTCGGTTACAACATCACCTTACCCACTGATGCGATGACAGATTTTAATCTGGACGTGCACCACAATAGTGTCAATTTTATATTTCCTCGCATGTCAGAAACTGGCTCTACACAAGACGTATTAGCGTTGATGAAAGAGACTTTTGTTTCAAGCAAACAAGATGGCCGAGACTTGTCATACTAA
- a CDS encoding AMP-binding protein, producing the protein MLDVVDSSPSDCPSPSFSCPLSMSEFSGPIDTPLASQTIGTYFDGIASRYPENLAVVVKHQNVRWTYKQYQQHIDELAIGLLELGINPGDRVGIWSPNNIEWCLTQFATAKIGAIMVCINPAYRPEELYYALTNVGCIAIICAEKFKTSHYIEMLYELAPELLTNEPGQLTCSALPELKSVIRMGDDLSPGMFNFNQIKRPLVDNDHARLNSLAASQTASDAINIQFTSGTTGNPKGATLSHHNILNNGLLVAEAMKLTSEDKLCIPVPLYHCFGMVLGNLVCIAKGAAAVFPSESFEPQATLSAVESEQCTGLHGVPTMFIAMLEHDCFKQFDLSSLRTGIMAGATCPEEVMLRVQDLMYMKQVLIGYGQTETSPINHITEIDAPLSKRVTTVGRAMAHTQVKIIDESGQTVAINQAGEVCARGYCVMDGYWNDVEKTQVTIDNQGWLHSGDIGEMDDEGYVKIVGRIKDMIIRGGENIYPREIEEKLYTHGDVQDAAVFGVQSDKYGEEVCAWIKLRPGCVEIEDEIRHFLTEKIAYFKVPRYIKFVTEYPMTVTGKIQKFKMRDLMYEELHKDLNS; encoded by the coding sequence ATGTTAGATGTTGTCGATTCTAGTCCGAGCGATTGCCCATCCCCGAGCTTTTCATGTCCTTTATCAATGAGCGAATTTTCAGGCCCGATAGATACGCCTTTGGCGTCTCAAACCATAGGAACCTATTTTGATGGTATCGCGAGCCGTTATCCAGAGAACTTGGCAGTTGTTGTAAAGCATCAAAATGTGCGTTGGACTTATAAGCAATATCAGCAGCATATTGATGAATTGGCTATTGGCTTGCTTGAACTGGGAATTAATCCTGGAGATAGAGTAGGGATCTGGTCTCCCAATAATATCGAGTGGTGCCTGACTCAGTTTGCTACTGCCAAGATTGGCGCCATCATGGTGTGTATTAACCCAGCTTACCGCCCCGAAGAACTGTATTATGCACTTACGAATGTAGGCTGTATTGCTATTATCTGCGCCGAGAAATTTAAAACCAGCCACTATATAGAGATGCTTTATGAGCTAGCCCCTGAGCTATTAACCAATGAGCCAGGTCAGTTAACATGTTCCGCACTGCCCGAGCTAAAATCTGTGATCCGCATGGGTGATGACTTGTCGCCAGGCATGTTTAACTTCAATCAGATAAAACGCCCCTTAGTCGATAATGACCATGCAAGGCTAAATTCTCTTGCTGCTAGCCAAACTGCCAGTGATGCCATCAATATTCAATTCACGTCAGGGACGACTGGCAACCCTAAAGGGGCGACACTGAGTCATCATAATATCCTCAATAATGGCTTGTTAGTCGCCGAGGCCATGAAGCTCACTAGTGAAGATAAATTGTGTATTCCTGTACCGCTATATCATTGTTTCGGCATGGTACTCGGCAACTTGGTGTGTATAGCCAAAGGCGCGGCTGCGGTATTTCCTAGTGAGTCATTCGAGCCTCAGGCTACGTTATCCGCCGTTGAAAGTGAACAGTGCACCGGACTTCATGGGGTGCCGACCATGTTTATTGCCATGTTAGAGCACGATTGCTTTAAGCAATTCGATTTAAGCTCGTTGCGTACCGGTATCATGGCTGGGGCGACATGTCCCGAGGAAGTAATGCTCCGGGTACAAGATTTAATGTACATGAAACAGGTGTTGATTGGTTATGGCCAGACAGAAACCAGCCCTATTAATCATATTACTGAAATTGATGCACCGCTCTCCAAGCGTGTCACTACTGTTGGCCGCGCCATGGCCCATACCCAAGTTAAAATTATCGATGAGTCGGGTCAAACAGTGGCAATTAATCAGGCGGGGGAAGTATGTGCAAGAGGGTATTGCGTGATGGATGGCTATTGGAATGATGTAGAGAAGACTCAGGTAACTATCGATAATCAAGGCTGGCTACACTCGGGTGATATCGGTGAGATGGATGACGAAGGCTACGTTAAAATCGTCGGCCGTATCAAAGATATGATCATTCGCGGCGGTGAGAACATTTATCCTAGAGAGATTGAAGAAAAGCTCTATACCCATGGCGACGTACAAGATGCCGCCGTATTTGGTGTACAGAGTGACAAGTATGGCGAAGAGGTATGCGCCTGGATCAAGCTACGTCCTGGCTGCGTGGAAATAGAAGATGAGATCCGTCACTTCCTCACTGAAAAAATCGCTTACTTTAAGGTGCCGCGTTACATCAAGTTTGTCACTGAATACCCGATGACAGTAACTGGCAAGATTCAAAAGTTTAAGATGAGAGATCTGATGTATGAAGAGTTGCATAAAGACTTAAATAGCTGA
- a CDS encoding diguanylate cyclase — MHSPTEELQHLVDVIAASVAIVEQKQNKSGKGTKFRVVAHNELFLRMLGKSKPGKVILKTCLLDSLTSTSVSQVFNTYLPQVFSSLEPIEIEQTFELTSESPWWRLFLNPMESMPNQLQRVMIIGIHMSDKQELQSEVNNASARFSSVIDAAFDGIITMDDKQNIQLFNHAAEKIFGYSAEEIIGQSIAKLMKKKFRASHADYIKQFTDSDIQSRDMLSRVMISAVRKDNSEFPVEITISKISINGNLEFTAIIRDISNRIAFIEKLQHQVNTDNLTGLNNRNRFEGQLNDTHHQYKRFGHNFSVLMIDLDRFKVVNDTYGHLIGDKVLQEFAKKAQDVLREVDILARFGGEEFIALLPNTKIEAAKEVANRIRVCISQQMVLSENHEAVTFTVSIGVAEIAADDDTESIVRRADEALYRAKNSGRNRVSD, encoded by the coding sequence ATGCACAGTCCAACAGAGGAACTGCAGCACCTAGTCGATGTTATTGCGGCAAGTGTTGCCATCGTAGAACAAAAGCAAAACAAATCAGGTAAGGGGACAAAATTTCGCGTGGTCGCCCATAATGAACTCTTTCTGCGTATGCTGGGAAAAAGCAAACCGGGAAAAGTAATTCTCAAAACTTGCCTATTGGATAGCTTAACCTCGACTAGCGTTTCACAAGTTTTTAATACTTACTTACCACAAGTGTTCTCGTCCCTAGAACCCATAGAGATAGAGCAAACATTTGAATTAACCTCTGAGTCACCTTGGTGGCGACTATTTTTAAACCCGATGGAAAGTATGCCTAATCAACTCCAAAGGGTGATGATCATAGGTATTCATATGAGTGATAAACAGGAGTTACAGAGTGAGGTGAATAATGCGAGCGCCAGATTCAGCTCAGTCATAGATGCCGCCTTCGATGGCATTATCACAATGGACGATAAGCAAAATATCCAACTATTTAATCATGCGGCGGAAAAGATTTTTGGCTACAGCGCCGAAGAAATAATAGGCCAGAGTATCGCTAAGCTCATGAAAAAAAAGTTTAGGGCAAGTCATGCTGATTATATAAAACAATTTACAGACTCTGATATTCAGTCAAGAGACATGTTATCTCGAGTCATGATATCGGCAGTAAGAAAAGATAACAGTGAATTTCCAGTTGAGATAACCATATCCAAAATATCAATTAATGGGAATCTTGAGTTCACCGCAATTATAAGAGATATATCAAATCGAATTGCCTTTATCGAAAAGCTACAACATCAGGTGAATACAGATAATTTAACCGGACTCAATAATCGAAATCGTTTTGAGGGACAACTCAATGACACCCATCATCAATATAAACGTTTTGGCCATAATTTCTCTGTACTAATGATCGACCTAGATAGATTCAAAGTCGTGAACGATACCTACGGTCATCTTATTGGTGACAAGGTATTACAAGAGTTTGCTAAAAAAGCACAAGATGTATTAAGGGAGGTCGATATATTAGCCAGATTTGGCGGTGAGGAGTTTATTGCACTGCTACCTAATACTAAAATTGAAGCAGCTAAAGAGGTCGCCAATCGTATTCGAGTTTGTATATCCCAGCAAATGGTATTGAGTGAAAACCATGAAGCAGTCACCTTTACCGTTAGCATAGGTGTTGCTGAGATTGCAGCAGATGATGATACTGAGTCTATAGTGAGACGAGCCGACGAAGCTCTTTATCGCGCCAAAAACAGTGGCAGAAATCGAGTGTCAGATTGA